A region from the Cydia amplana chromosome 7, ilCydAmpl1.1, whole genome shotgun sequence genome encodes:
- the LOC134649750 gene encoding uncharacterized protein LOC134649750: protein MSPGRSEQNRSSIRGRARAPRPAHRGELEQLVEDPSELYTDREQFEGTYYHELATARELLERHRSQRAKEYAGARSEQTGIDLTPFWELDTIPSKHNLTVDENTCEQTFTTTTKRDEEGRFVVTLPLKESPDVLGSSFELARRRFLSLERKFDRDPLFRERYSEFMTEYETLGHMSGSFHDPSRPSYFLPHHGILRESSTTTKLRAVFDASAATTSGKSLNDIQLVGPRIQDDLFSILLRFRQHRYVVSADIEKMYRQILVDEDQRSLQKILWRSNPSQPIKIYTLNTVTYGTASAPYLSTRCLLQLAQESSDKQTQDAISKDFYVDDFLSGSHSIADTVSLCQKVTDTLRSAKFNLRKWQSNSEQVLKQINNEPSLNHTVNLSEKELSKTLGINWHCTQDTLTFQINITVPSVVTKRTILSAIAQVFDPIGLVTPCIVEAKILMQRLWVDKIDWDQPLTGSLLASWNNFAKSLPNLNNVKIPRWISCESSASIEFHTFTDASEKAYGACLYVRSVAGDGSVCVRLLASKSKIAPIKATTIPRLELCAALLGARLCTKVLESLTMKPERCIFWCDSMIVLGWLKSSPALLRPFVKNRISEIQDSFQPECWRYVPSKENSADLVSRGLDADLIQTASLWWSGPPFLASDPSHWPTAPGSEGETTLPEIITHKSFVITSSNSDDTNAIQTLINNRSDYAKIQRVIAYINRFTYNCRNASNKKHGYLSASELSAASTLILRMSQQTAFPEDYELLKFGKELSKQSRLKSLSPFYDSGLIRVGGRLSNSFYDYGVKHPIIVCCKQPIIRLLVRMLHLRALHAGPQLLMSILRQTYWPLGGLNLVKHTVRQCIRCIRLKAETIQPVMGNLPKERLHLEFPFIETGTDYAGPILIADRKGRGCKLVKAYICIFVCLATRALHLELVSDLTKEAFIAALDRFIARRGKPRTIFSDNGTTFVGAANELANVLNQDLAKDRATEGINFSFIPAYTPHFGGLWESAVKSVKHHLRRVLGLTHLTFEEVSTCLSQVEAILNSRPLTPLSDDPSDLTPLTPSHFLIGRSLTSVPHRQVSSQNISSLQRFHRIEVLKQHFWNRFSNEYIFNLQQRTKWRHSRGKLEVGTMVVVKENNQPPLMWLMGRIVNVLPGKDGVARVADIKTKKGIIRRAFNTICPLPIYSLEDNGSSTPGVYGADSTSASS, encoded by the exons ATGAGTCCTGGACGCTCGGAGCAGAACCGGTCTTCCATCCGCGGCCGCGCCCgcgcaccgcgccccgcgcaccGC GGCGAGTTGGAGCAGCTAGTGGAGGACCCCAGCGAGCTGTATACCGATCGAGAGCAGTTTGAAGGGACTTATTACCACGAGCTAGCGACCGCACGGGAGTTGTTGGAGCGACATCGTAGTCAGCGGGCTAAGGAGTACGCTGGCGCCAGGTCTGAG CAAACGGGCATAGATCTTACTCCATTTTGGGAGCTTGACACAATACCTTCAAAACATAATCTCACTGTAGACGAAAATAcatgtgaacaaacctttaccaCTACAACAAAACGCGATGAAGAGGGACGCTTTGTAGTCACTTTGCCGTTGAAGGAGTCACCAGACGTATTGGGAAGCTCTTTCGAACTGGCTAGACGCAGGTTCCTTTCCTTAGAGCGAAAGTTTGATAGGGACCCTTTATTTAGAGAGCGGTACAGTGAGTTTATGACTGAATATGAAACCTTAGGTCACATGAGCGGAAGTTTTCATGACCCTTCGCGACCATCATACTTTCTACCACACCATGGAATTTTGAGGGAATCTAGCACAACTACCAAGCTGCGGGCGGTCTTTGACGCGTCTGCTGCCACCACGTCTGGAAAGTCCCTAAACGACATCCAGTTAGTAGGTCCTAGAATTCAAGATGATTTATTCTCTATCCTACTTAGATTCCGGCAACATAGGTATGTAGTGTCTGCGGACATAGAGAAAATGTACCGACAAATCCTTGTTGACGAGGATCAACGGTCTCTTCAAAAGATTCTTTGGCGATCTAACCCCTCGCAACCCATAAAAATTTACACACTTAATACTGTGACTTATGGTACAGCGTCGGCTCCTTATCTTAGCACACGCTGTCTTCTCCAATTGGCGCAGGAATCTTCAGACAAGCAAACTCAAGATGCAATATCTAAAGACTTTTACGTAGATGACTTCCTGTCAGGGTCACATTCAATTGCTGATACCGTGTCTCTGTGTCAAAAGGTCACAGACACTCTTCGCTCAGCAAAATTCAATCTTAGAAAGTGGCAATCCAATAGTGAACAAGTTTTGAAGCAAATCAATAATGAACCTTCTCTTAATCATACGGTTAACTTAAGCGAAAAAGAATTGTCAAAGACACTTGGCATTAACTGGCATTGTACTCAAGATACTTTAACTTTTCAAATAAACATTACAGTTCCTTCCGTAGTCACCAAACGCACTATATTATCAGCCATAGCACAGGTATTTGACCCTATTGGTTTAGTTACACCTTGCATTGTAGAAGCTAAAATTTTAATGCAAAGGTTGTGGGTGGACAAAATTGATTGGGATCAGCCTCTTACAGGCAGCTTACTTGCATCATGGAACAATTTTGCGAAATCACTTCCTAACCTAAATAATGTAAAGATACCAAGATGGATATCATGTGAATCATCTGCTTCAATTGAGTTCCACACTTTTACTGATGCGTCAGAAAAAGCATATGGAGCGTGCCTTTATGTCCGCTCCGTGGCCGGGGATGGCTCTGTGTGTGTGCGTCTTCTGGCCTCTAAAAGCAAAATCGCACCCATCAAGGCCACGACCATCCCTCGCCTTGAACTTTGTGCAGCATTGTTGGGAGCAAGACTGTGTACGAAGGTCCTGGAGTCACTGACTATGAAACCAGAACGTTGCATATTTTGGTGCGACTCCATGATTGTCCTTGGTTGGTTAAAATCATCTCCGGCTCTTCTAAGGCCATTCGTAAAAAACCGTATCTCCGAGATACAAGATAGCTTTCAACCGGAATGTTGGCGTTACGTTCCTTCTAAGGAAAATTCAGCTGATCTCGTGTCTCGGGGTCTTGATGCGGATCTTATACAAACCGCGTCTTtatggtggtcagggccgccttttttagcgtcagatCCTTCACATTGGCCGACTGCACCTGGTTCTGAAGGTGAAACCACATTACCAGAGATTATAACTCATAAATCATTCGTCATTACTTCATCAAATTCAGATGACACCAATGCCATTCAAACCTTGATAAATAATCGCTCAGATTATGCAAAGATACAGCGGGTAATTGCCTACATAAATAGATTCACGTACAACTGTCGAAATGCTAGTAATAAAAAACATGGTTACCTTAGTGCATCTGAATTATCTGCTGCATCTACTCTGATCCTTCGCATGTCTCAGCAAACTGCCTTTCCTGAAGATTATGAATTGCTGAAATTTGGAAAGGAGTTATCAAAACAAAgtcgacttaaatctttgtccCCATTTTACGACTCTGGCCTTATCAGAGTTGGCGGTCGACTTAGTAATTCATTTTACGATTACGGTGTTAAGCACCCTATAATTGTTTGTTGTAAGCAACCTATAATAAGGCTCTTAGTTAGGATGTTGCATCTCCGCGCCCTCCATGCAGGTCCTCAGTTACTTATGTCAATCTTACGTCAAACCTACTGGCCTCTTGGGGGTCTTAACTTAGTAAAGCATACTGTTCGACAATGTATCCGCTGCATTAGGCTTAAAGCAGAAACAATTCAACCTGTAATGGGAAACTTACCAAAGGAGCGGTTACATCTTGAATTTCCATTTATCGAAACAGGCACTGATTACGCAGGACCCATTTTGATAGCCGATCGCAAGGGTAGAGGCTGCAAGCTCGTGAAAGCTTATATTTGTATTTTCGTTTGCTTAGCGACACGGGCACTTCATTTGGAGCTTGTCTCTGACCTTACTAAAGAAGCTTTTATTGCAGCGCTCGATCGGTTTATAGCTCGTCGAGGGAAGCCGAGAACCATATTCTCGGACAATGGTACTACCTTTGTTGGCGCTGCCAACGAGCTCGCTAACGTGCTGAATCAAGATTTAGCTAAGGATAGGGCCACTGAAGGTATTAACTTCTCTTTTATTCCCGCGTACACTCCTCATTTTGGCGGCTTATGGGAGTCCGCTGTAAAGTCGGTCAAGCATCATTTACGTAGAGTGTTGGGCCTTACGCATCTAACCTTTGAAGAGGTTTCAACATGCCTCAGTCAGGTCGAAGCAATTTTAAATTCACGACCTCTTACCCCCCTTTCCGACGACCCCTCTGACCTAACACCCCTTACTCCGTCTCACTTCCTTATTGGGAGATCTCTCACGTCTGTGCCACATCGTCAAGTCTCCAGCCAGAACATCTCAAGTCTCCAAAGGTTCCATCGCATAGAAGTTCTCAAACAGCACTTTTGGAATCGTTTCTCAAACGAATATATCTTCAACCTTCAGCAGAGAACGAAATGGCGCCATTCAAGAGGAAAGCTTGAAGTTGGAACCATGGTGGTAGTGAAGGAGAACAACCAACCGCCTCTCATGTGGTTGATGGGCCGTATCGTCAACGTGCTACCTGGGAAAGATGGAGTCGCCAGAGTAGCAGACATCAAGACAAAGAAGGGAATCATACGTCGAGCCTTTAATACAATATGCCCTCTTCCGATCTACAGTCTTGAAGACAATGGGTCTTCAACGCCGGGAGTATATGGTGCTGATAGCACCAGCGCATCTTCATGA